In Fibrobacter sp. UWR2, the following are encoded in one genomic region:
- a CDS encoding NAD(P)/FAD-dependent oxidoreductase produces MLDSRYDVVVIGAGPGGSVAARNLARAGHKVLLLEKRERIGFPVRCGEASTKLSDLQTYGPIDDSCIESIINGLYIYGPAGVNIEVPQPGTGIMLNREVFDPWLAKLAADDGAQVETCARAEFVGGVEGDTRMVRVVLGKGNGDGSVTETGTQEIFAKMVIAADGVESRIGRMVGLKSAQDPRETCTGVDIQVQGLLTKPDYLTFWQGHDFINDGYIWSFPKQKSNVTNFGAGFLANGKHSGNILEVTMEWLEKLFPGAKINHTVGGLVPVSSTLKDYTLDRFALVGDAAHHTNPLTGGGIAAAMRAGRFCAEYVDQGLKAGNLSKQFLKQYENRCYGYFGKMHDFEYKFRRFLLAINREDQIGLYKVLQGFALGGYKKRAFLKTPFQTARYLVKFAKFK; encoded by the coding sequence ATGCTTGATTCCCGTTACGATGTCGTGGTGATTGGCGCGGGGCCCGGCGGCTCCGTTGCCGCAAGGAACTTGGCACGGGCGGGGCACAAGGTACTGCTCCTCGAAAAGCGCGAACGCATCGGCTTCCCGGTACGCTGCGGCGAAGCGAGCACCAAACTTTCCGACCTTCAGACTTACGGCCCCATCGACGATAGTTGCATCGAAAGCATTATCAACGGGCTTTATATTTACGGCCCTGCCGGCGTGAACATTGAAGTTCCGCAACCGGGCACGGGAATCATGCTGAACCGCGAAGTCTTTGACCCGTGGCTCGCCAAGCTTGCGGCCGACGACGGCGCCCAGGTAGAAACTTGTGCACGTGCCGAATTCGTAGGCGGCGTCGAAGGCGACACCCGCATGGTGCGCGTCGTACTCGGGAAAGGCAACGGCGACGGTAGCGTCACCGAGACCGGCACGCAGGAAATTTTTGCAAAGATGGTCATCGCGGCCGACGGCGTAGAAAGCCGCATCGGGCGCATGGTAGGCCTCAAGAGCGCACAAGACCCGCGCGAAACCTGCACGGGCGTCGACATCCAAGTACAGGGGCTCTTGACCAAGCCCGACTACCTCACCTTCTGGCAAGGCCACGACTTTATCAACGACGGCTACATCTGGAGTTTTCCGAAGCAGAAGTCGAACGTCACGAACTTCGGTGCAGGCTTCCTCGCCAACGGCAAGCATTCGGGCAACATCCTCGAAGTCACGATGGAATGGCTCGAGAAGCTTTTCCCGGGCGCAAAGATCAACCATACCGTCGGCGGGCTCGTGCCCGTTTCCAGCACGCTCAAGGATTACACGCTTGACCGTTTCGCCCTCGTGGGCGACGCCGCCCACCACACCAACCCGCTCACGGGTGGTGGCATCGCTGCCGCGATGAGGGCCGGCCGGTTCTGCGCAGAATACGTGGACCAGGGCCTCAAGGCCGGGAACCTCTCGAAGCAGTTCCTCAAACAGTACGAAAATCGCTGCTACGGCTACTTCGGCAAGATGCACGACTTCGAGTACAAGTTCCGCCGGTTCCTGCTCGCCATCAACCGTGAAGACCAGATCGGCCTCTACAAGGTGCTGCAGGGGTTCGCCCTCGGCGGGTACAAGAAGAGGGCCTTCCTCAAGACGCCCTTCCAGACAGCAAGGTACCTAGTCAAGTTCGCGAAGTTCAAGTAA
- a CDS encoding DUF362 domain-containing protein, with translation MKRLAHNKSKCLQCAGCVGICPKMALDMFGLDLQIDSEKCIKCGICTKACPVGALTITEVNDA, from the coding sequence ATGAAACGTCTCGCTCACAACAAAAGCAAATGCCTGCAGTGCGCCGGCTGTGTGGGCATTTGCCCCAAGATGGCGCTCGACATGTTTGGGCTCGACCTGCAGATTGATTCCGAAAAATGCATCAAGTGCGGCATTTGCACAAAGGCATGCCCCGTCGGTGCGCTCACGATTACGGAGGTGAACGATGCTTGA
- a CDS encoding LamG-like jellyroll fold domain-containing protein, producing MIGVNKISFFSAAALLSLFMACSNGEDTAGVISETESGKTIAGIVTDFDGNTIKGAKVALMRRDFIAVRDNPEMETTTDDSGKFSFEDIKSDSFNIQVSSDGLLDFRNILDITKPEDSVYRFEVSEGSNLKLELNAYDLALGDTICIDGSLNCFVVNSEDVDRGYILADGIPNAYFEKITIMTAEGETETDSVYWSFRSEDTLLVTRNKPGYLVGLRKMTFNDSVVATLKAMDAGITLKHIPILVESKSETVPTLIDANGYEIDYLLDAKSAKGKEVLLMDLPEISANMLDGNVLSLREIEPTYLSFGPHPYTFYNLDEYDSEGFYGTGLHLDSTKKDLKVHKYADGFPLFEDGSLGFSFWIKGETPADTGFTIFSSTPSVNGGFEIRQCSKDPATICTRIYSGLESASTDTTLYGSAKILDGSWHHYFVVFVQKHLTIAVDGKTIRNTDIKISDDFSELQFNIGIGGKNAFNGEIDEIFLTSFDDSIRAKGDTTWQQLQSWLSVFYELQKEPAILD from the coding sequence ATGATTGGAGTAAATAAAATTTCCTTTTTTAGCGCGGCGGCACTGCTGTCGCTGTTTATGGCGTGCAGCAACGGCGAAGACACCGCGGGCGTGATTTCCGAGACGGAATCGGGGAAGACCATCGCGGGCATCGTGACGGACTTTGACGGCAACACCATCAAGGGCGCCAAAGTCGCCCTCATGCGGAGAGACTTCATTGCCGTGAGAGACAATCCCGAAATGGAGACGACCACCGACGATTCCGGGAAATTCTCTTTTGAAGATATAAAAAGCGACTCCTTCAACATCCAGGTCTCATCCGACGGATTGCTGGACTTCAGGAATATTCTCGACATCACGAAGCCTGAGGATTCCGTCTATCGCTTTGAGGTCTCCGAAGGCTCGAACCTGAAGCTGGAACTGAACGCCTACGACCTCGCTCTTGGCGACACGATATGCATCGACGGCTCGCTGAATTGCTTCGTCGTGAATTCCGAAGACGTGGACCGTGGCTACATACTGGCCGATGGCATTCCCAATGCTTATTTTGAGAAAATCACCATCATGACTGCAGAAGGCGAAACGGAGACGGATTCCGTCTACTGGAGCTTCCGCTCTGAAGACACCCTCCTTGTGACCAGGAACAAGCCCGGCTATTTGGTGGGACTCCGCAAAATGACATTCAACGACAGTGTCGTGGCAACCCTCAAGGCCATGGATGCAGGCATCACGCTGAAGCACATACCCATCTTGGTGGAAAGTAAGTCCGAAACAGTCCCAACCCTGATCGATGCCAACGGCTACGAAATCGATTACCTGCTGGATGCAAAATCCGCCAAGGGAAAAGAAGTGTTGCTGATGGACCTTCCCGAAATTTCGGCAAACATGCTGGACGGAAACGTATTAAGCCTGCGCGAAATCGAGCCCACCTACCTTTCCTTCGGGCCCCACCCCTACACCTTTTACAACCTGGACGAATACGACAGCGAAGGCTTCTACGGAACCGGCCTACACCTGGATTCAACAAAAAAAGACCTCAAGGTCCACAAATATGCCGATGGATTCCCGCTGTTCGAAGACGGAAGTCTAGGGTTCAGTTTTTGGATCAAGGGAGAAACCCCTGCCGACACCGGGTTCACTATCTTTTCATCTACACCCTCCGTCAACGGAGGCTTTGAAATCAGGCAATGTTCAAAGGACCCCGCCACCATCTGCACAAGAATCTATAGTGGCCTTGAATCCGCATCCACCGACACAACCCTCTACGGAAGCGCCAAAATTCTCGATGGTTCCTGGCACCACTACTTTGTCGTTTTTGTGCAAAAGCACCTGACCATTGCCGTTGACGGGAAAACCATCCGCAACACCGATATCAAAATTAGCGACGATTTTTCTGAATTGCAGTTCAACATTGGTATCGGAGGGAAAAACGCCTTCAATGGAGAAATCGACGAAATCTTCCTCACGTCTTTCGACGATTCCATCCGGGCCAAAGGCGACACCACCTGGCAGCAACTGCAAAGCTGGCTCAGCGTTTTTTACGAGTTGCAAAAAGAACCCGCCATCCTAGACTAG
- a CDS encoding TIGR02147 family protein has translation MNRFLDIFQFTHFRKFLEEYQAARAKVEPAFTRTEICNMLGLEKSRSYFADVLRGKKVSPRMVAKFIEVLELDKKEAKYFETLVQLDQAKSDAARNAAMQEILKLHPNPQHIVNEDAYEYYSRWYNSALFAILDAMDVTDDMAPVQKRIFPKVPLGKLKESLALLERLGLARKNEEGFWKPTKESISSGPYNNADLIKQYQLQCFELSKQALMTPPKKPTVMSTLTFSISSEAYKKLEAELQEFKAKARRIIGEDKEKADGVYQMNIHLFSNLE, from the coding sequence GTGAATCGTTTTTTAGACATATTCCAGTTTACGCACTTCCGCAAGTTCCTGGAAGAATACCAGGCCGCCCGCGCCAAGGTGGAGCCGGCCTTTACCCGTACCGAAATCTGCAACATGCTCGGGCTCGAGAAGAGCCGCAGCTACTTCGCCGACGTGCTCCGCGGCAAGAAGGTCTCCCCCCGCATGGTGGCAAAGTTCATCGAGGTGCTGGAACTCGACAAGAAAGAGGCCAAGTACTTCGAAACGCTGGTGCAGCTCGACCAGGCGAAAAGCGACGCCGCCCGCAATGCCGCGATGCAGGAAATACTGAAGTTGCACCCGAACCCGCAGCACATCGTGAACGAGGATGCCTACGAATACTACAGCCGCTGGTACAATAGCGCGCTCTTCGCCATCCTCGATGCGATGGACGTGACCGACGACATGGCGCCGGTGCAAAAGCGCATATTCCCGAAGGTTCCGCTCGGCAAACTCAAGGAATCGCTCGCCCTGCTGGAGAGGCTCGGGCTTGCACGCAAGAACGAGGAAGGCTTCTGGAAGCCCACCAAGGAAAGCATCAGCAGCGGGCCGTACAACAACGCGGACCTGATCAAGCAATACCAGTTGCAGTGTTTCGAGCTCTCGAAGCAGGCGCTGATGACGCCCCCGAAAAAGCCGACCGTCATGAGCACGCTCACGTTCAGCATCTCGAGCGAGGCATACAAGAAACTCGAGGCAGAACTGCAGGAATTCAAGGCGAAGGCAAGGCGCATCATCGGCGAAGACAAGGAAAAGGCCGACGGCGTCTACCAGATGAACATCCACCTGTTTTCGAATTTGGAGTAG
- a CDS encoding immune inhibitor A domain-containing protein, giving the protein MGCFLKKSVVVALAICAGVVFARPASMAVQTVQNKDGSSVSIRHFGDEHYHFTETADGYLVTGDGEGNYVYVDASGKPSSVVAKNAVDRSDADVKFLEGLDQEAVRKNHKNLNGGRFPAPEETSGQLNFSHLPLMAYDQAGMPARMLRPKPKSWVTGERWIPVLLVGTTDKAYGDSAAFHAFLNQEGYNKNGNIGSLRDYYLYSSGGRFNPHFDVYPVQINAALTSFGMGDSFSEGRFMAEGVKVLTQRPDFLANADKYCSSGKSVDGFIFLFPGMEEDALKQSRNFWGHAYQMMYNGSGSGYEAYKSNGYSFDKYLFIAQYADGSSNSQINQMGIFAHEFSHVLGLKDHYAKDDNGKMIVGPDKYDVMSQGMYNGTSWNAGNIPAAFSAFEREAVGWLTLSEISVEDSVYGVKKLVDMQAYSITNPKQSDEYYIVEYRPSEKYDAKLGNNGVFVWYIDYDRDLYEYENAINKDSDHQRIAVKSVLKAGAKFSDFSFVNGGGKAGISGIYSVALDGDARACFTPNASRSIGECSEESSSSVESSNSVRSSSSEALSSGAVSSSTVAIAGVAAADPRVRVSLSGNTLNVAAPDAGKKTVRLFDMQGNLLLVKSFAGTAFSAPLPRLVRGVYIVRVESDNRLLKTLRAVRR; this is encoded by the coding sequence ATGGGTTGTTTTCTGAAAAAAAGTGTTGTTGTCGCCCTGGCAATTTGTGCCGGGGTCGTTTTTGCGCGTCCGGCCAGCATGGCGGTGCAGACGGTGCAGAACAAGGACGGCAGTTCGGTCTCTATCCGCCATTTCGGCGATGAACATTACCACTTTACCGAAACGGCCGACGGCTACCTGGTCACGGGAGACGGCGAAGGAAACTACGTATATGTGGATGCGTCGGGGAAGCCGAGTTCCGTGGTCGCGAAGAATGCGGTAGACCGCAGTGATGCCGATGTGAAATTCCTGGAAGGGCTGGATCAGGAGGCGGTCCGCAAGAACCACAAAAATTTGAACGGGGGACGATTTCCCGCTCCCGAAGAAACCTCGGGACAACTAAACTTTTCGCACCTTCCCTTGATGGCCTACGACCAGGCTGGAATGCCTGCGCGGATGCTCAGACCCAAGCCCAAGAGCTGGGTGACGGGCGAACGCTGGATACCCGTGCTGCTCGTGGGTACTACGGACAAGGCGTATGGCGATTCTGCTGCGTTCCATGCCTTCCTGAACCAGGAAGGCTACAACAAGAACGGCAATATTGGAAGCCTCCGCGATTACTACCTGTATTCGTCAGGTGGCAGGTTTAACCCGCATTTCGATGTGTATCCGGTACAAATTAATGCGGCTCTGACCAGTTTCGGTATGGGGGACAGTTTCAGCGAGGGGCGCTTTATGGCGGAGGGTGTCAAGGTGCTGACCCAACGTCCGGACTTCCTTGCGAATGCTGACAAGTATTGCTCGAGCGGCAAGAGTGTTGACGGTTTCATATTCCTGTTCCCGGGCATGGAAGAGGATGCGCTCAAGCAGAGCCGGAACTTCTGGGGACATGCGTACCAGATGATGTACAACGGTTCTGGGTCAGGGTATGAGGCCTATAAGTCTAACGGCTATTCCTTCGACAAGTACCTCTTTATTGCCCAGTATGCCGACGGTTCCAGCAATTCGCAGATTAACCAGATGGGTATCTTTGCGCACGAGTTCAGCCATGTGCTCGGGCTCAAGGACCATTACGCCAAAGATGACAATGGCAAGATGATTGTAGGGCCCGACAAGTACGACGTGATGTCGCAGGGAATGTACAACGGGACGAGCTGGAATGCTGGCAACATCCCTGCCGCCTTTTCTGCATTCGAGAGGGAGGCCGTGGGCTGGCTTACGCTTTCCGAGATCTCTGTGGAAGATTCGGTATATGGCGTGAAGAAACTGGTGGACATGCAGGCGTACTCGATTACGAATCCGAAGCAGTCCGACGAGTACTATATAGTGGAGTACCGCCCTTCCGAAAAATACGATGCGAAACTGGGGAACAACGGCGTGTTTGTATGGTATATCGATTACGACAGGGACCTGTACGAATACGAGAACGCCATCAACAAGGATAGCGACCACCAGCGTATCGCGGTGAAGAGTGTATTGAAGGCGGGGGCGAAGTTCAGTGACTTCTCGTTCGTCAATGGAGGGGGGAAGGCTGGCATTTCGGGCATATACAGCGTGGCCCTTGACGGGGATGCCCGTGCGTGCTTCACGCCCAATGCCTCCCGCAGCATAGGGGAGTGCTCGGAAGAATCGAGTTCGTCTGTGGAGAGTTCGAACAGCGTGAGGTCGTCTTCTAGTGAAGCGTTGTCTTCTGGTGCGGTGTCTTCGTCGACGGTCGCGATTGCGGGCGTGGCGGCTGCCGACCCGCGGGTGCGCGTTTCGCTTTCGGGCAATACGCTCAATGTGGCCGCCCCGGATGCGGGCAAAAAAACGGTGCGCCTGTTCGACATGCAGGGGAACCTCCTGCTCGTGAAATCCTTTGCCGGAACGGCCTTTTCGGCCCCCCTTCCGAGGCTTGTGCGCGGGGTGTATATTGTGCGAGTCGAATCGGACAATCGTCTGCTGAAAACTTTGCGTGCCGTAAGGCGTTGA
- a CDS encoding NADH-quinone oxidoreductase subunit B: MTAEAEKPNIITTSLDFLVNWGRTNSLWPFPYGTACCAIEFMSTEVGRYDLSRIGSEYVRFTPRQSDVLLVAGTITYKQAPILKRIYEQMAEPRWVIAMGACACSGGFYDCYCTVPGIDHIIPVDVYIGGCPSRPEAFFDAMFDLQKKIKDESYMKQRADRVKEQLEMIKAKTAEAKANAQDFAHGKVAELKDFVKEKEQNLVKKAQFWKE; encoded by the coding sequence ATGACAGCTGAGGCAGAAAAGCCAAACATCATAACGACCTCCCTGGACTTTTTAGTCAACTGGGGCAGGACGAATTCTCTTTGGCCGTTCCCTTACGGTACGGCATGTTGCGCTATCGAATTCATGAGTACGGAAGTGGGTCGTTACGACCTTTCCCGTATCGGTTCAGAATATGTTCGTTTTACGCCGCGCCAGTCCGACGTCTTGCTCGTCGCGGGCACGATTACCTACAAGCAGGCTCCGATTCTGAAGCGTATCTACGAGCAGATGGCAGAACCCCGCTGGGTTATCGCGATGGGCGCCTGCGCCTGTTCCGGCGGTTTCTATGACTGCTACTGCACGGTCCCGGGTATCGACCATATCATTCCGGTGGACGTGTATATCGGCGGTTGCCCTTCCCGTCCGGAGGCGTTCTTCGACGCGATGTTTGACCTGCAGAAGAAGATCAAGGACGAATCCTACATGAAGCAGCGAGCCGACCGCGTCAAGGAACAGCTCGAGATGATTAAGGCGAAGACTGCCGAGGCCAAGGCCAACGCCCAGGATTTTGCCCATGGTAAGGTCGCGGAACTCAAGGATTTTGTGAAGGAAAAAGAGCAGAACCTTGTAAAAAAAGCACAGTTCTGGAAGGAGTAG
- a CDS encoding NADH-quinone oxidoreductase subunit C, producing the protein MKTAEEIFTALEEKFGAKRETLDKWSVTAIVSAGYLRNAVQFLKEDADVKLEMLVDIAGIDYLTYPNHEGPRFAVSYSFKSISNPGLRFRLKVLVSEECPKVPTLCDFYANANWYEREVFDQFGIVFEGHPDLRRLLNHVEFVGHPLRKDYPAQKRQWLSTNDYLLPALEKRLEDLGYKVIQRSKEVGTNDNEFLEGSIKE; encoded by the coding sequence ATGAAGACTGCAGAAGAAATCTTCACCGCCCTGGAAGAGAAATTCGGTGCCAAGAGGGAAACGCTTGACAAGTGGAGCGTGACCGCCATCGTGAGTGCGGGCTACCTGCGCAACGCGGTGCAGTTCCTCAAGGAAGATGCCGATGTGAAACTCGAGATGCTCGTGGATATCGCGGGTATCGACTACCTGACTTACCCGAACCACGAAGGCCCGCGCTTTGCTGTTTCCTATTCCTTCAAGAGCATTTCGAACCCGGGACTGCGCTTCCGTCTTAAGGTGCTGGTCTCCGAGGAATGCCCGAAGGTGCCTACGCTCTGTGACTTCTATGCGAACGCCAACTGGTACGAGCGCGAAGTGTTTGACCAGTTCGGAATCGTGTTCGAGGGCCATCCGGACCTCCGCCGCCTGTTGAACCACGTGGAATTTGTGGGCCATCCGCTTCGCAAGGATTACCCTGCCCAGAAGCGCCAGTGGCTTTCCACCAACGACTACCTTCTCCCGGCCCTGGAAAAGCGCCTGGAAGATCTCGGCTACAAGGTTATCCAGCGTAGCAAGGAAGTCGGGACCAACGATAACGAATTTTTGGAAGGGAGTATCAAAGAATGA